A part of Desertifilum tharense IPPAS B-1220 genomic DNA contains:
- a CDS encoding response regulator: protein MSARLSQETILVIDDNPTNLEVLYNALSISGYDVLVEMDGSSGLAQAHNYPPDLILLDVMMPGIDGFETCRQLQENPATCKIPIIFMTALADTVDKVKGLHLGAVDYITKPFQKEEVLARIQTQLKLRRLSLELEQQKQELERTVELRTAELTRTIQELKATQLQLIQSEKLSTVGQLVAGIAHEINNPVGFLNGNLEQAYLAIQDLIDYIRLYHEIYPAQGTEIEEKAQEIEIDYLLEDLPKMLLSMQVGVERICSISNSLRTFSRADVDTKVFANIHEGLESTLMILQHRLKAQKDRPEIQVIKNYGEIPKVECYLGQLNQVFMNILANAIDALEEGSEGRGYQELEKNPNQILVQTSLKNEREVMIRISDNGVGIGQGIKDRIFDHLFTTKPVGKGTGLGLTIARQIIVEKHEGTLEFISDSNRGTTFAITLPVS, encoded by the coding sequence ATGTCAGCCCGTTTAAGTCAGGAAACAATTTTAGTCATTGATGATAATCCCACTAATTTAGAGGTCTTGTACAATGCTTTAAGTATTTCAGGCTACGATGTCCTCGTGGAAATGGATGGTTCAAGCGGTCTTGCTCAAGCCCACAATTACCCTCCAGATTTAATCTTGCTGGATGTAATGATGCCTGGAATTGATGGTTTTGAAACCTGTCGCCAACTCCAAGAAAATCCCGCAACCTGCAAAATCCCTATCATTTTTATGACTGCTTTAGCGGACACGGTTGATAAAGTCAAAGGGCTGCATTTAGGAGCAGTAGACTATATTACCAAACCTTTTCAGAAAGAAGAAGTTTTGGCTCGCATCCAAACTCAACTTAAACTACGGCGACTCAGTTTAGAACTCGAACAGCAAAAACAAGAACTTGAACGCACCGTCGAACTACGTACAGCAGAACTCACTCGAACCATTCAAGAATTAAAAGCAACTCAATTACAATTAATTCAAAGTGAAAAACTATCAACCGTCGGTCAGTTAGTGGCAGGTATCGCCCACGAAATCAATAATCCTGTAGGCTTTCTCAATGGCAACCTAGAACAAGCTTATTTAGCAATTCAAGATTTGATTGACTATATTCGACTGTACCACGAGATCTATCCGGCTCAAGGAACTGAGATTGAAGAAAAAGCTCAAGAAATTGAGATTGATTACCTTTTAGAAGATTTACCTAAAATGCTCCTCTCAATGCAAGTTGGAGTAGAGCGGATTTGTAGTATCAGTAACTCCCTCAGAACCTTTTCACGCGCTGATGTAGATACCAAAGTTTTTGCTAACATTCATGAAGGGCTAGAAAGTACCCTGATGATTTTGCAGCATCGCTTAAAAGCCCAAAAAGACCGTCCTGAAATTCAAGTGATTAAAAATTACGGCGAAATCCCTAAAGTTGAATGTTATTTAGGTCAGCTCAATCAAGTTTTCATGAATATTTTGGCAAACGCTATTGATGCGTTGGAAGAAGGCAGCGAGGGACGCGGCTACCAGGAGCTTGAAAAAAATCCAAATCAGATTTTAGTACAGACAAGCTTAAAAAACGAACGAGAAGTGATGATTCGGATTAGCGATAATGGCGTGGGTATTGGTCAAGGCATTAAAGACCGCATTTTTGACCACTTATTTACCACAAAGCCAGTCGGAAAAGGGACTGGATTAG